In Pseudomonas sp. GCEP-101, one DNA window encodes the following:
- a CDS encoding NYN domain-containing protein: MANKTPVPRQQTHLAVLIDADNAPAAIVEGLFEEIAKYGVASVKRIYGDWTKPNLGKWKQVLLDHSIQPMQQFAYTSGKNATDSALIIDAMDLLYTRRFDGFCLVSSDSDFTRLAARLREEGLTVYGFGEEKTPKPFVSACDKFIYTEILRATAEPAADPAPSTDKAAAPSAAEAPRPASKPKSQKVPLDFIAKVLDDIDGDDDDWVQLGALGQNISKLQPAFDPRLYGFKKLSDLIKGHPKRFELQARGTGGTGGKDLYVRNVGPVR; encoded by the coding sequence ATGGCTAACAAGACCCCAGTCCCCCGCCAGCAGACACACCTCGCCGTCCTGATCGACGCCGACAACGCGCCCGCCGCCATCGTCGAGGGGTTGTTCGAGGAAATCGCCAAATACGGCGTCGCCAGCGTCAAACGCATCTACGGTGACTGGACCAAGCCCAACCTGGGCAAGTGGAAACAGGTCCTGCTCGACCACTCCATCCAGCCCATGCAGCAGTTCGCCTACACCAGCGGCAAGAACGCCACCGACAGCGCGCTGATCATCGACGCCATGGACCTGCTCTACACCCGGCGCTTCGATGGTTTCTGCCTGGTCTCCAGCGACAGTGACTTCACCCGGCTGGCCGCGCGGCTGCGCGAAGAGGGCCTGACGGTCTACGGTTTCGGCGAGGAGAAGACGCCCAAGCCCTTCGTCTCCGCCTGCGACAAGTTCATCTACACCGAGATCCTGCGCGCCACTGCCGAACCCGCCGCCGATCCCGCGCCGAGCACCGACAAGGCCGCTGCCCCGAGCGCCGCCGAAGCCCCCAGGCCGGCCAGCAAACCCAAGTCGCAGAAAGTCCCGCTGGACTTCATCGCCAAGGTGCTCGACGACATCGATGGCGACGATGATGACTGGGTGCAACTGGGCGCCCTGGGGCAGAACATCAGCAAGCTGCAGCCCGCCTTCGACCCGCGCCTGTACGGCTTCAAGAAGCTCAGCGACCTGATCAAGGGCCACCCCAAACGCTTCGAACTGCAGGCGCGCGGCACCGGCGGCACCGGTGGCAAGGACCTCTACGTGCGCAACGTCGGCCCGGTGCGCTGA
- the siaD gene encoding biofilm regulation diguanylate cyclase SiaD has product MTSERELDLLIDELLADPRYEGHPLREALYLKHQQSLDQLARLERIARISDGFQSMARQQTSTLSERYHKQLRQLEKVARISDRYQDMMRDLNIALKEASTHDTLTGIANRRLLMERLREESERAQRHGEPYVLAMLDVDRFKQVNDTWGHEVGDRVLVEIGRAMEAALRQYDLCGRWGGEEFLLILPDTRLADAAAIIERVRNDIRCLAVRVGTEALSVTASFGVAEHHPGESYSQTLSRADAALLNAKRSGRDKCEFAQA; this is encoded by the coding sequence ATGACGAGCGAGCGCGAGCTGGACCTGCTGATCGACGAACTGCTGGCCGACCCACGGTACGAGGGGCACCCGCTGCGCGAGGCGCTGTACCTGAAACACCAGCAATCCCTCGACCAGCTCGCGCGCCTGGAGCGTATCGCGCGGATCTCCGACGGCTTCCAGTCCATGGCCCGGCAGCAGACCAGCACCCTCTCCGAGCGCTACCACAAGCAGTTGCGCCAGCTGGAAAAGGTCGCGCGCATCTCCGACCGCTACCAGGACATGATGCGCGACCTCAACATCGCGCTGAAGGAAGCTTCGACCCACGACACTCTCACCGGCATCGCCAACCGCCGCCTGCTGATGGAGCGCCTGCGCGAGGAAAGCGAACGCGCCCAGCGTCACGGCGAGCCCTACGTGCTGGCAATGCTCGACGTCGACCGCTTCAAGCAGGTCAACGACACCTGGGGCCACGAAGTCGGCGACCGCGTGCTGGTGGAGATCGGCCGCGCCATGGAAGCCGCCCTGCGCCAGTACGACCTCTGCGGCCGCTGGGGTGGCGAGGAATTCCTGCTGATCCTTCCCGACACCCGCCTGGCCGATGCCGCCGCCATCATCGAGCGCGTGCGCAACGACATCCGCTGCCTGGCCGTGCGCGTGGGCACCGAGGCCCTGTCGGTCACCGCCAGCTTCGGCGTCGCCGAGCATCACCCGGGCGAAAGCTACTCCCAGACCCTCAGCCGCGCCGACGCCGCCCTGCTCAACGCCAAGCGCAGCGGGCGGGACAAGTGCGAGTTCGCCCAGGCTTGA
- the siaC gene encoding biofilm regulation phosphoprotein SiaC: MSDLTVTGTQSTPQIHGDWQAGILAMQGDSYPENSYELFGQVIEWVERFLSEEQRPLELDLRLLYLNTSSIKAMMDIFDLLEEAHVQGRTTRVAWHYDRRNERVAELAEEFREDCTFPFVIQAYDE; the protein is encoded by the coding sequence ATGAGCGATCTCACCGTCACCGGAACCCAATCCACCCCACAGATCCATGGCGACTGGCAGGCCGGCATCCTCGCGATGCAGGGCGACTCCTACCCGGAGAACTCCTATGAACTGTTCGGCCAGGTCATCGAGTGGGTCGAGCGCTTCCTCAGCGAGGAACAGCGCCCGCTGGAACTCGACCTGCGCCTGCTGTACCTCAACACCAGCTCGATCAAGGCCATGATGGACATCTTCGATCTGCTCGAGGAAGCCCACGTCCAGGGCCGCACCACCCGCGTCGCCTGGCACTACGACCGGCGCAACGAGCGCGTCGCCGAACTGGCCGAAGAGTTCCGCGAGGACTGTACCTTCCCGTTCGTCATCCAAGCCTACGACGAGTAA
- the siaB gene encoding biofilm regulation protein kinase SiaB: MESLDLLAMRESFTRQRILLCFNGPISRSLIEEIGHALRNYMQAEQAHPSEAMDVFAVYIEMTQNIRHYATLRGYNEQEASATVAIARNDEGHYVVSAGNLVELADGQGLVRSIDAIAGLDKAQLKAAYKEQLRRPRDAEASSGAGLGLLDIARKSSAPLKTSLTEQPDGRAFFSVRAVI; the protein is encoded by the coding sequence ATGGAATCGCTAGATCTGCTGGCCATGCGCGAGAGCTTCACCCGGCAACGCATATTGCTCTGCTTCAACGGCCCCATCTCGCGCAGCCTGATCGAGGAGATCGGCCACGCGCTGCGCAACTACATGCAGGCCGAGCAGGCGCACCCGAGCGAGGCGATGGACGTGTTCGCGGTGTACATCGAGATGACCCAGAACATCCGCCACTACGCCACCCTGCGCGGCTACAACGAGCAGGAGGCCTCTGCCACCGTGGCGATCGCGCGCAACGACGAAGGCCACTACGTGGTGTCCGCCGGCAACCTGGTGGAGCTGGCCGATGGCCAGGGCCTGGTGCGCAGCATCGACGCCATCGCCGGGCTCGACAAGGCCCAGCTCAAGGCCGCCTACAAGGAGCAGCTGCGCCGCCCGCGCGACGCCGAAGCCTCCAGTGGCGCGGGCCTGGGCCTGCTGGACATCGCGCGCAAATCCAGCGCGCCGCTCAAGACCTCCCTCACCGAGCAACCCGACGGCCGCGCCTTCTTCAGCGTGCGCGCCGTGATCTGA
- the siaA gene encoding biofilm regulation protein phosphatase SiaA (SiaB is a threonine kinase acting on SiaC; SiaA is the matching phosphatase.), which yields MAARWGLRGKSVVALLIACLLALVPAVMLGWKAMEDIRTHFGLAFARNFTLLNQQKIIAPVIRELALSRRLAESVVTQDWLLAENDPARRALFFREAEGFRADQHNYSYFVVVDSSRHYYFNDSSSPLSNSPRYTLSDTDPQDRWYFDTLARDEPYNINVNYDAKLKVTKVWFNMVVRAGNEKVGLAGGGLDLTEFLDQFISRREAGVTPMIVDPEGAIQAHPDTRLIAFSSGSSGQAQHHVYDLLANEQERTALRQTLRQAEANPGEVETLWGTLDGKEQLIATAYIPQLRWHVLSAIDLHAAQVLDNRWIWPLVGTLAGLLAILLLGFAYTVDLLVLRPLRGLKQSAKAIAAGQYDSPLPRTRPDEIGELSSAFASMADQVRRHTEELEDKVQQRTQALEAANREMAAAQKKIGDSIDYASLIQRAILPDRQLQASLGERHFVLWKPRDVVGGDFYIYREGPADSLIGVVDCAGHGVPGALMTMLALAAIDHAIDSVKSHDPAAILRETDQVMRGMLGQQEFTRSLATNMDAGLVRVDHQRKQLHFSGAKISLFASDGTDVREYKGARRAIGDKRQGDYQDVEIPMQAGWTYYLCTDGFLDQAGGEHGFGFGNSRFADLLRNHARRPLAEQAEVFAATLAQYQGGQPQRDDITILSFRFD from the coding sequence ATGGCGGCAAGATGGGGGTTGCGCGGCAAATCGGTGGTGGCATTGCTCATCGCCTGTCTCCTGGCGCTGGTACCGGCGGTCATGCTGGGCTGGAAGGCCATGGAAGACATCCGCACGCATTTCGGTCTCGCCTTTGCGAGAAACTTCACCCTGCTCAACCAGCAGAAGATCATCGCGCCGGTGATCCGCGAGCTGGCGCTGTCGCGGCGCCTGGCCGAGTCCGTGGTGACCCAGGACTGGCTGCTGGCGGAGAACGACCCCGCCCGCCGCGCGCTGTTCTTCCGCGAGGCCGAAGGCTTCCGCGCCGACCAGCACAACTACTCCTACTTCGTGGTGGTGGATTCTTCCCGCCACTACTACTTCAACGACTCCAGCTCGCCGCTGTCCAACTCCCCGCGCTACACCTTGAGCGACACCGACCCGCAGGACCGCTGGTACTTCGACACCCTGGCGCGCGACGAGCCCTACAACATCAACGTCAACTACGACGCCAAGCTGAAGGTCACCAAGGTCTGGTTCAACATGGTGGTGCGCGCCGGCAACGAGAAAGTCGGCCTGGCCGGCGGCGGCCTGGACCTCACCGAGTTCCTCGACCAGTTCATCTCGCGCCGCGAGGCCGGGGTGACGCCGATGATCGTCGACCCCGAGGGCGCCATCCAGGCCCACCCGGACACCCGTCTGATCGCCTTCTCCTCCGGCTCCAGCGGCCAGGCCCAGCACCACGTCTACGATCTCCTGGCCAACGAGCAGGAGCGCACCGCACTGCGCCAGACCCTGCGCCAGGCCGAGGCCAACCCCGGCGAAGTGGAAACCCTCTGGGGCACCCTCGACGGCAAGGAACAGCTGATCGCCACCGCCTACATCCCGCAGCTGCGCTGGCACGTGCTCAGCGCCATCGACCTGCACGCCGCGCAGGTGCTCGACAACCGCTGGATCTGGCCGCTGGTGGGCACCCTCGCCGGGCTGCTGGCAATCCTTTTGCTTGGATTCGCCTACACCGTCGACCTGCTGGTGCTGCGCCCGCTGCGCGGCCTCAAGCAATCGGCCAAGGCAATCGCCGCCGGGCAGTACGACAGCCCGCTGCCGCGCACCCGCCCGGACGAGATCGGCGAGCTGTCCAGCGCCTTCGCCAGCATGGCCGACCAGGTCCGCCGGCACACCGAGGAGCTGGAGGACAAGGTCCAGCAGCGCACCCAGGCGCTGGAGGCGGCCAACCGCGAGATGGCCGCCGCGCAGAAGAAGATCGGCGACTCCATCGACTACGCCAGCTTGATCCAGCGCGCCATCCTGCCCGACCGCCAGCTGCAGGCGTCACTGGGAGAGCGCCATTTCGTCCTGTGGAAACCGCGCGACGTGGTCGGCGGCGACTTCTACATCTACCGCGAGGGCCCGGCGGACAGCCTGATCGGCGTGGTCGACTGCGCCGGCCACGGCGTGCCGGGCGCACTGATGACCATGCTCGCCCTCGCCGCCATCGACCACGCCATCGACAGCGTGAAGAGCCACGACCCGGCCGCCATCCTGCGCGAGACCGACCAGGTGATGCGCGGCATGCTCGGCCAGCAGGAGTTCACCCGGTCGCTGGCCACCAACATGGACGCGGGCCTGGTGCGCGTCGACCACCAGCGCAAACAGCTGCATTTTTCCGGGGCGAAGATTTCCCTGTTCGCCAGCGACGGCACCGACGTGCGCGAATACAAGGGCGCGCGCCGCGCCATCGGCGACAAGCGCCAGGGCGACTATCAGGACGTGGAAATCCCGATGCAGGCCGGCTGGACCTATTACCTGTGCACCGACGGCTTCCTCGACCAGGCCGGCGGCGAGCACGGCTTCGGCTTCGGCAACAGCCGCTTCGCCGACCTGCTGCGCAACCACGCACGCCGGCCGCTGGCCGAGCAGGCCGAGGTGTTCGCCGCGACCCTTGCGCAGTACCAGGGCGGGCAGCCGCAGCGCGACGACATCACCATTCTCTCTTTCCGCTTCGACTAG
- a CDS encoding protein-glutamate methylesterase/protein-glutamine glutaminase — MAVKVLIVDDSALIRSLLKDIIHNDPELQLVGAAPDAFVARDLIKQHAPDVITLDVEMPRMDGLTFLDKLMKGRPTPVLMISSLTEKGSEATLRALELGAIDFIAKPRLGIAEGMQAYAEEICAKLKTAARARLPRARATAAASAEAASSAPLLSTEKIFAIGASTGGTEAIKEVLLGLPPDCPGTVVTLHMPPGFTKSYADRLDRQTRLSVREARDGDRILPGHVLIAPGDYHLEVQRSGANYVVRLHREAAVNGHRPAVDVMFHSLARCAGRNLIAALLTGMGKDGARGLQAIRQAGGHTVAQDEATCVVYGMPREAVELGAAKEVLPLERIAAALLQQARQSGSGNRV; from the coding sequence ATGGCCGTCAAGGTCCTGATCGTCGACGACTCGGCGCTGATACGCAGCCTGCTCAAGGACATCATCCACAACGACCCGGAGCTGCAGCTGGTGGGCGCCGCGCCCGACGCCTTCGTCGCCCGCGACCTGATCAAGCAGCACGCGCCGGACGTGATCACCCTCGACGTGGAAATGCCGCGCATGGACGGCCTGACCTTCCTCGACAAGCTGATGAAGGGCCGGCCCACCCCGGTGCTGATGATCTCCTCGCTCACCGAGAAGGGCTCCGAAGCTACCCTGCGCGCGCTGGAGCTGGGCGCCATCGACTTCATCGCCAAACCGCGCCTGGGGATCGCCGAGGGCATGCAGGCCTATGCCGAGGAAATCTGCGCCAAGCTCAAGACCGCCGCCCGCGCCCGCCTGCCCCGCGCCCGCGCCACCGCGGCGGCCAGCGCAGAGGCAGCCAGCAGCGCGCCGCTGCTGAGCACGGAGAAGATCTTCGCCATCGGCGCCTCCACCGGCGGCACCGAGGCCATCAAGGAAGTCCTGCTGGGCCTGCCGCCGGATTGCCCCGGCACCGTGGTCACCCTGCACATGCCGCCGGGCTTCACTAAATCCTACGCCGACCGGCTCGACCGCCAGACGCGCCTGTCCGTGCGCGAGGCCCGCGATGGTGACCGCATCCTCCCCGGCCATGTGCTCATCGCCCCCGGCGACTACCACCTGGAAGTGCAGCGCAGCGGCGCCAACTACGTGGTGCGCCTGCACCGCGAGGCAGCGGTGAACGGCCACCGGCCGGCGGTGGACGTGATGTTCCACTCCCTCGCCCGCTGCGCCGGGCGCAACCTCATTGCCGCGCTGCTCACCGGCATGGGCAAGGACGGCGCCCGCGGCCTCCAGGCAATCCGTCAGGCCGGTGGCCACACCGTTGCCCAGGACGAGGCCACCTGCGTGGTCTACGGCATGCCGCGCGAGGCGGTGGAGTTGGGCGCGGCCAAGGAGGTGCTGCCACTGGAGCGTATCGCCGCCGCACTCCTGCAACAGGCGCGGCAGAGCGGCAGCGGCAACCGCGTCTAG
- the cheD gene encoding chemoreceptor glutamine deamidase CheD has translation MGAALDQLNRYYDPRFGIEAVKLLPGECYVTAEPLMLVTVLGSCVSVCLRDRSSGLGGMNHFMLPGDTGVQGLLSNSGRYGVHAMDLLINGLMRRGGQRRHFEAKVFGGGSVLKNLSADVGQRNVEFVLDYLASEGIPLAAQDLLDVYPRKVYFFPGSGRVLVRKLRTLANDTVLQRERQYCQQLSRRERGGSIDLF, from the coding sequence ATGGGCGCCGCCCTGGACCAACTCAATCGCTACTACGACCCGCGCTTCGGCATCGAGGCGGTGAAGCTGCTGCCCGGCGAGTGCTACGTCACCGCCGAGCCGCTGATGCTGGTCACCGTGCTCGGCTCGTGCGTCTCGGTGTGCCTGCGCGACCGCAGCAGTGGCCTGGGCGGCATGAACCACTTCATGCTGCCCGGCGACACCGGCGTACAGGGCCTGCTGTCGAATTCCGGGCGCTACGGCGTGCACGCCATGGACCTGCTGATCAACGGCCTGATGCGCCGCGGCGGCCAGCGCCGGCACTTCGAGGCCAAGGTATTCGGCGGCGGCTCGGTGCTGAAGAACCTCAGCGCCGACGTCGGCCAGCGCAACGTCGAGTTCGTGCTGGACTACCTGGCGAGCGAAGGCATCCCGCTGGCCGCCCAGGACCTGCTCGATGTGTACCCGCGCAAGGTCTACTTCTTCCCCGGCAGCGGCCGGGTGCTGGTGCGCAAGCTGCGCACCCTGGCCAACGACACGGTGCTGCAGCGCGAGCGGCAGTACTGCCAGCAACTGTCGCGCCGGGAGCGCGGCGGGAGCATCGACCTGTTCTGA
- a CDS encoding CheR family methyltransferase, translated as MSINLPAPEHEFHYTRRDFQQVRERLYRHAGISLSENKQQLVYSRLSRRLRSLRLGSFAEYFAYLENHEEEWQQFVNALTTNLTAFFREKHHFDHLGRFAAEQLRDHQPLRFWSTASSTGEEPYSMAMTLVDALGSFTPPVELIASDIDTGVLGQARQGIYPLERIEALTPGQKKRFFLRGTGGNAGKARVVHELRQMVDYRQINLLDRDWGIPGGLDAIFCRNVMIYFDKPTQTRLLERMVRLLRPGGLFFAGHSENFVHATHLVRSVGRTTYQAVGSQ; from the coding sequence ATGTCGATCAACCTGCCCGCCCCCGAGCACGAGTTCCACTACACCCGCCGGGACTTCCAGCAGGTGCGTGAGCGCCTTTACCGGCACGCCGGCATCAGCCTCTCGGAGAACAAGCAGCAGCTGGTCTACAGCCGCCTCTCGCGGCGCCTGCGCAGCCTGCGGCTGGGCAGCTTCGCCGAGTACTTCGCCTACCTGGAGAACCACGAGGAAGAATGGCAGCAGTTCGTCAACGCGCTGACCACCAACCTCACCGCGTTCTTCCGCGAGAAGCACCATTTCGACCACCTCGGCCGCTTCGCCGCCGAGCAGCTGCGCGACCACCAGCCGCTGCGCTTCTGGTCCACCGCCTCGAGCACCGGCGAGGAGCCCTACTCCATGGCCATGACCCTGGTGGACGCCCTGGGCAGCTTCACTCCGCCGGTGGAGCTGATCGCCTCGGACATCGACACCGGCGTGCTCGGCCAGGCGCGCCAGGGCATCTATCCGCTGGAACGCATCGAGGCGCTGACGCCTGGACAGAAGAAGCGCTTCTTCCTCCGCGGCACCGGCGGCAACGCCGGCAAGGCCCGGGTAGTGCACGAGCTGCGGCAGATGGTCGACTACCGGCAGATCAACCTGCTCGACCGCGACTGGGGCATCCCCGGCGGCCTGGACGCGATCTTCTGCCGCAACGTGATGATCTATTTCGACAAGCCGACCCAGACCCGCCTGCTCGAACGCATGGTGCGCCTGCTGCGGCCCGGCGGGCTGTTCTTCGCCGGGCACTCGGAGAACTTCGTCCACGCCACCCACCTGGTGCGTTCGGTGGGCCGCACCACCTACCAGGCGGTGGGGAGCCAGTGA
- a CDS encoding methyl-accepting chemotaxis protein has translation MGLFNAHAVAQQRADRITAILHSLVDGNLDVAIGEAPAAGYERLYDGLRGVQRSLREQRAEQAQVEALEAGLAEMTRQHELGWIDEVIAVDKFAGRPARIAKGINDLVAAHIAVKMKVVATVTAYGKGDYSVEMDRLPGKKAIITEAIDGVRNSLKANADAAEYNARIKSALDNVSANVMIANNDLEIIYMNRTVSEMLANAESDIRKQLPNFNASRLMGANIDMFHKNPAHQRGMLAHLTARHKAELSLGGRRFALDVVPVFNDAGERLGSAVQWTDRTEEFRAEQEVSQLVDAAVAGDFSKRIEASNKEGFFLKIATGLNNLVDTADKGLRDVTRVLGALAQGDLTQRIDADYQGTFGELKDYANETAQSLSRMLGQIREAADTIHTAASEIASGNAELSTRTEQQASSLEETASSMEELTSTVKLNAENARQANSLAVNASEVATEGGSVVQKVVGTMSAINDSARKIADIIGVIDGIAFQTNILALNAAVEAARAGEQGRGFAVVAGEVRTLAQRSAAAAKEIKTLINDSVDKVESGNTLVAQAGQTMSDIVVAIKRVTDIMAEIAAASAEQSSGIEEVNGAVSQMDEMTQQNAALVEEAAASAEALQEQAGMLNQQVAVFKLESVAATVVPLASARPARAEPAAHTSRAARGVAKAVRAKGKEEDWEEF, from the coding sequence ATGGGTCTGTTCAATGCACACGCCGTGGCGCAGCAACGCGCCGACCGCATCACCGCCATCCTCCACAGCCTGGTGGACGGCAATCTCGACGTCGCCATCGGCGAAGCCCCGGCCGCCGGCTACGAGCGCCTCTACGACGGCCTGCGCGGCGTGCAGCGCAGCCTGCGCGAGCAGCGCGCCGAGCAGGCCCAGGTGGAAGCCCTGGAAGCCGGCCTCGCGGAGATGACCCGCCAGCACGAACTGGGCTGGATCGACGAGGTGATCGCGGTGGACAAGTTCGCCGGCCGCCCGGCGCGCATCGCCAAGGGCATCAACGACCTGGTCGCGGCACACATCGCGGTGAAGATGAAAGTCGTCGCCACCGTCACCGCCTACGGCAAGGGCGACTATTCGGTGGAGATGGACCGCCTGCCGGGCAAGAAAGCCATCATCACCGAGGCCATCGACGGCGTGCGCAACAGCCTCAAGGCCAACGCCGATGCCGCCGAGTACAACGCGCGGATCAAGAGCGCGCTGGACAACGTCTCGGCCAACGTGATGATCGCCAACAACGACCTGGAGATCATCTACATGAACCGCACGGTCAGCGAGATGCTGGCCAACGCCGAGTCGGACATCCGCAAGCAGCTGCCGAACTTCAACGCCAGCCGCCTGATGGGCGCCAACATCGACATGTTCCACAAGAACCCGGCGCACCAGCGCGGCATGCTCGCGCACCTCACCGCGCGGCATAAGGCCGAGCTGAGCCTGGGCGGCCGCCGCTTCGCCCTGGACGTGGTGCCGGTGTTCAATGATGCCGGCGAGCGCCTGGGCTCGGCCGTGCAGTGGACCGACCGCACCGAGGAATTCCGCGCCGAACAGGAAGTCTCGCAACTGGTGGACGCCGCCGTCGCCGGCGACTTCAGCAAGCGCATCGAGGCGTCGAACAAGGAAGGCTTCTTCCTGAAGATCGCCACCGGCCTGAACAACCTGGTGGACACCGCCGACAAGGGCCTGCGCGACGTCACCCGCGTGCTCGGCGCCCTGGCCCAGGGCGACCTGACCCAGCGCATCGACGCCGACTACCAGGGCACCTTCGGCGAACTCAAGGACTACGCCAACGAGACCGCGCAAAGCCTGTCGCGCATGCTCGGGCAGATCCGCGAGGCGGCCGACACCATCCACACCGCCGCCAGCGAGATCGCCAGCGGCAACGCCGAGCTGTCCACCCGCACCGAGCAGCAGGCCTCCAGCCTGGAGGAAACCGCGTCGAGCATGGAGGAGCTGACCAGCACCGTGAAGCTCAACGCCGAGAACGCGCGCCAGGCCAATTCGCTGGCGGTGAACGCCTCGGAAGTCGCCACCGAGGGCGGCAGCGTGGTGCAGAAGGTGGTGGGCACCATGTCGGCGATCAACGACTCGGCGCGCAAGATCGCCGACATCATCGGGGTGATCGACGGCATCGCCTTCCAGACCAACATCCTCGCGCTCAACGCCGCGGTGGAAGCGGCGCGCGCCGGCGAGCAGGGCCGCGGCTTCGCCGTGGTGGCCGGGGAGGTGCGCACCCTGGCGCAGCGCTCCGCCGCCGCCGCCAAGGAGATCAAGACGCTGATCAACGACTCGGTGGACAAGGTCGAGAGCGGCAACACCCTGGTGGCCCAGGCCGGCCAGACCATGAGCGACATCGTGGTGGCGATCAAGCGCGTCACCGACATCATGGCCGAGATCGCCGCCGCCAGCGCCGAGCAGAGCAGCGGCATCGAGGAAGTGAACGGCGCCGTGTCGCAGATGGACGAGATGACCCAGCAGAACGCCGCGCTGGTGGAAGAAGCCGCCGCCTCGGCCGAGGCCCTGCAGGAGCAGGCCGGCATGCTCAACCAGCAGGTGGCGGTGTTCAAGCTCGAATCCGTCGCGGCCACCGTGGTGCCGCTGGCCTCCGCCCGCCCGGCCCGCGCCGAACCGGCCGCACACACCTCCCGCGCCGCCCGCGGCGTGGCCAAGGCGGTGCGCGCCAAGGGCAAGGAGGAAGACTGGGAAGAGTTCTGA
- a CDS encoding chemotaxis protein CheW has product MSAAEATAVTSPVQEYLTFTLGREEYAIDILRVQEIRGYDQVTAIANAPAFIKGVINLRGAIVPIVDLRIKFNLADISYDQFTVVIILNVGRRIVGAVVDSVSDVIALAGEEIKPRPEFAASFDTEYLLGLATLGERMLILVDIEKLMTSREMALVDETAA; this is encoded by the coding sequence ATGAGCGCAGCTGAAGCCACCGCGGTGACGAGCCCGGTGCAGGAATACCTGACCTTCACCCTGGGCCGCGAGGAATACGCCATCGACATCCTGCGCGTGCAGGAGATCCGTGGCTACGATCAGGTCACGGCGATCGCCAACGCGCCCGCCTTCATCAAGGGCGTGATCAACCTGCGCGGCGCGATCGTGCCCATCGTCGACCTGCGCATCAAGTTCAACCTGGCCGACATCAGCTACGACCAGTTCACCGTGGTGATCATCCTCAACGTCGGCCGGCGCATCGTCGGCGCCGTGGTGGATTCGGTCTCCGACGTGATCGCCCTGGCCGGCGAGGAGATCAAGCCACGCCCCGAATTCGCCGCCAGCTTCGACACCGAGTACCTGTTGGGCCTGGCCACCCTGGGCGAGCGCATGCTCATCCTGGTGGACATCGAAAAACTCATGACCAGCCGTGAAATGGCGCTGGTCGACGAAACCGCCGCCTGA